One segment of Chthonomonas sp. DNA contains the following:
- a CDS encoding PEP-CTERM sorting domain-containing protein produces MRQLSVFVVLGSLTTVSMASYELAMFTNGSLGISRYDPVNRVSLGTFGTNSLGQYSGPVIGTDPLRPGRLSVFNGDGAVRIFNYSTGILTGQFGTVDTTYYGNGPLRFTAMTNGNYAITGYSGASPAQKTRILTTGGSLISTLSPFGSLYFPLSTAQGTDNRIYQLVRYDLSGGNYAYYSFVFDAVGSYQGYNDLGTVADANAYGNVVAANGRVYYSSGAGTSSLNFKWHPNGASQTVSGLSGYNYFITNGWTNMVVGHNGNLHLIQSSYNGTNYTNRWYTYDAGTNYMSVNHQMASTEYIGSLAMVIAPEPATWGALALGSLVLIRRRKKG; encoded by the coding sequence ATGAGGCAGCTTTCCGTTTTTGTCGTTCTCGGGTCTTTGACTACCGTTTCTATGGCGAGCTACGAGCTTGCGATGTTCACGAACGGATCCCTTGGGATCAGCCGATATGATCCGGTGAATCGGGTATCGCTTGGTACCTTTGGTACCAATTCTTTGGGGCAGTACTCAGGCCCTGTGATAGGCACCGACCCGCTTCGTCCAGGTCGGCTGTCCGTTTTCAATGGAGACGGTGCGGTACGCATCTTTAACTACAGCACGGGCATCTTGACGGGTCAATTCGGCACGGTGGATACCACGTACTATGGAAATGGTCCCCTGCGTTTCACTGCGATGACCAATGGCAACTACGCGATCACGGGGTACAGCGGAGCGTCTCCTGCCCAAAAGACTAGAATCTTGACGACCGGTGGTAGCCTGATCAGCACACTGAGCCCGTTCGGTTCATTGTACTTTCCCCTCTCCACGGCTCAGGGCACGGACAATCGCATCTACCAACTGGTTCGCTACGATCTTTCAGGAGGCAACTACGCTTACTACAGCTTTGTCTTTGATGCCGTTGGAAGCTATCAAGGGTACAACGATCTGGGAACCGTTGCCGATGCAAATGCCTACGGAAACGTCGTCGCGGCGAATGGCCGGGTGTACTACTCCTCCGGAGCGGGAACTAGTAGTCTTAACTTCAAGTGGCATCCAAATGGTGCTTCCCAAACTGTCTCCGGTTTGAGCGGATATAACTACTTCATTACGAACGGTTGGACCAATATGGTGGTGGGTCACAACGGAAACCTCCACCTTATCCAGTCCAGCTACAACGGCACCAACTATACTAATCGCTGGTACACCTATGATGCTGGAACCAACTATATGAGTGTAAATCACCAGATGGCTTCGACGGAGTACATCGGATCGCTTGCGATGGTGATAGCTCCAGAACCTGCGACCTGGGGAGCCCTGGCCCTCGGCTCGCTTGTCCTCATCCGTCGCCGCAAAAAAGGGTGA
- a CDS encoding phosphotransferase produces MALTFIHDAPPRPRALNGGTLSYSPDDMAYIVSQFQVELPIHLDDFPQKGNINLHTYWVKDGTGSEFLLQKVNSSVFTRPYRVMDSMLACIAAQRGALNDRPEFWEPITLVPNRQGGSYLDISDEHGWSVWRLMHRIQDVVSFKSLGEVAEDQRTKVAFEVGRGLALHGDLSSAMPTELASPLPGYRHTDIYFAQLDAVLQGVRSPDQAMSYLPESEELREATGLHYMIHLSPEEAAARREMATPWIEFLNAHRGRAMTLFHNLEQGNVRRMMIHGDTKIENFLFCKDTLRVKSLIDLDTIVPGTWLSDWGDMVRSMVNHAGECESDLSKVEVCRDTYENVAKGFLSASSLISQAEVDLMVDAVISITLELGARFLTDYLRGDTYFRVPEGKRILNLTRAAVQLTLAQSLMDYESEARQLIARAARPSIA; encoded by the coding sequence ATGGCCTTAACGTTCATTCACGATGCGCCCCCGCGGCCGCGGGCACTCAACGGCGGGACCCTTAGCTATTCCCCGGACGACATGGCGTACATCGTGTCCCAATTCCAGGTGGAACTACCGATCCATCTCGACGACTTCCCTCAGAAAGGCAATATTAACCTTCACACCTATTGGGTGAAAGATGGGACCGGCTCAGAGTTCCTGCTTCAGAAGGTCAACAGCAGCGTCTTCACTCGGCCGTACCGAGTCATGGACTCCATGCTGGCGTGTATCGCCGCGCAACGCGGCGCACTCAACGACCGACCCGAGTTCTGGGAACCGATTACCCTTGTCCCGAATCGACAAGGTGGCTCTTATCTGGACATTAGCGATGAGCACGGCTGGTCCGTCTGGCGGCTCATGCACCGGATCCAGGACGTCGTTTCGTTCAAGAGCCTGGGCGAAGTCGCCGAAGACCAGCGAACTAAGGTGGCTTTTGAGGTGGGGCGTGGCCTCGCGCTGCACGGGGACCTGAGTTCGGCCATGCCGACCGAGCTCGCGAGCCCTCTGCCCGGGTACCGGCACACCGATATCTATTTCGCTCAGCTCGATGCGGTTTTGCAAGGTGTTCGCAGCCCTGACCAAGCGATGAGCTACCTCCCCGAGAGCGAGGAGCTGCGCGAAGCAACGGGTCTTCACTACATGATCCACCTTTCGCCAGAAGAGGCAGCCGCTAGGCGCGAAATGGCGACCCCGTGGATCGAGTTTCTCAATGCCCATCGAGGCCGCGCGATGACGCTGTTCCACAACTTGGAGCAGGGCAACGTCCGCCGCATGATGATTCACGGCGACACGAAGATCGAGAACTTCCTTTTCTGCAAGGACACGCTTCGGGTCAAGTCTCTGATCGATCTGGACACGATCGTCCCCGGCACATGGCTGTCGGACTGGGGGGACATGGTTCGGTCCATGGTCAACCACGCGGGCGAGTGCGAGTCCGACCTCAGCAAGGTCGAGGTCTGCCGCGACACTTACGAAAACGTGGCCAAGGGTTTCTTGAGCGCCAGCTCCCTCATCTCCCAAGCAGAAGTTGATTTGATGGTTGACGCGGTGATCTCGATCACGCTTGAGCTTGGCGCGCGATTCTTGACCGACTATTTGCGCGGCGACACGTACTTCCGCGTCCCCGAGGGCAAGCGCATTCTCAACCTCACCCGCGCGGCTGTGCAACTCACCCTCGCTCAATCGCTCATGGATTATGAGAGCGAAGCGCGACAACTCATCGCGCGCGCGGCGCGTCCAAGCATCGCCTAA
- a CDS encoding rhodanese-related sulfurtransferase — translation MGDYRVLLYYHFAPIDDVERFRDEHFNLCQSLGLRGRIIVASEGINGTCSGTAEACDAYKAELWAQAGFETMVFKEDADVEHRFKKLFVRVRPEIISLGEQPPADAFGNHLSPVEFERRLHEAGTIVIDGRNDYESDIGHFEGALCPPVENFRDFPAWIRSHLAESKDAQILTYCTGGIRCEKLVAWMRMEGFTNVWQLQGGIVTYGQDPEVQGKGFVGQCYVFDDRIAVPINRTENAQPLTHCVHCNQPCERYVNCLNVECNRLFACCEACERECNASCSPACQEADFRREPGAKLPKPKGARKRAPATRISPLLSS, via the coding sequence ATGGGTGACTATCGCGTCCTGCTGTACTATCACTTTGCGCCGATCGACGATGTCGAGCGGTTTCGCGATGAGCATTTCAATCTGTGCCAATCCCTAGGCTTGCGCGGGCGTATCATCGTCGCCAGTGAAGGGATCAACGGTACGTGCTCCGGGACCGCCGAAGCGTGCGATGCCTATAAGGCCGAGCTATGGGCGCAGGCTGGGTTCGAGACCATGGTGTTCAAAGAGGACGCCGACGTCGAACACCGGTTCAAGAAGCTCTTCGTCCGAGTTCGCCCCGAGATCATCTCGCTCGGTGAGCAGCCACCCGCCGATGCGTTCGGCAACCACCTGTCTCCCGTCGAATTTGAGCGCAGACTGCATGAAGCTGGCACGATCGTAATTGACGGTAGGAACGATTACGAGTCCGATATCGGCCATTTTGAAGGGGCCCTGTGCCCGCCGGTCGAGAACTTCCGCGACTTCCCCGCCTGGATCCGGAGCCACTTAGCCGAGTCCAAGGACGCTCAGATCTTGACGTACTGCACCGGAGGAATCCGTTGCGAGAAGCTGGTGGCCTGGATGCGAATGGAAGGATTCACGAACGTCTGGCAGCTTCAAGGCGGAATTGTCACGTACGGCCAAGACCCCGAAGTTCAGGGCAAGGGATTCGTCGGCCAGTGCTATGTGTTCGACGACCGTATCGCCGTGCCGATCAACCGCACCGAAAACGCCCAGCCGCTGACCCACTGCGTCCATTGCAACCAGCCCTGTGAGCGATACGTGAACTGCCTCAACGTCGAGTGCAATCGGCTGTTTGCCTGTTGCGAGGCGTGCGAACGCGAATGCAATGCGTCATGCAGCCCCGCATGCCAGGAGGCCGATTTCCGCCGTGAGCCAGGGGCGAAGCTCCCCAAGCCGAAGGGAGCGCGAAAGCGAGCGCCAGCGACACGAATTAGTCCGCTGCTTTCATCGTAA